A single genomic interval of Spinacia oleracea cultivar Varoflay chromosome 6, BTI_SOV_V1, whole genome shotgun sequence harbors:
- the LOC130464144 gene encoding uncharacterized protein encodes MVNHILLVPSHDLEELLCSWLLEILLVIWKLEQVDDHYDKLQTVILNSLHGRATVYYATVLYGVMAHIELEFHNDEDYGGDPPSDVHLIVTARYGNSKLYPTDSNYFQMVLLKKPLDDLVQTTDATGTSKLLCQHCVVVPAYSSLIVEANLFSPSGKSLCGCVEFSAVYAGQFIHKMRVLNGHVRVQLTWNSMNIHCRLPKDTSVWGSVVPAVPKPSGVFYAMVEVFSILIRGINYDVQSVSGTVWIDDGFGDPFYMFQKDKGSCESVLQDDKTLFLLGPERIAPDSDFSLRIDIKDPKWGLELSIGGLQWNYITLGRYTWYDKRLCSVIKGKDGCAVVHHTIFYDAVEATVEAKFYFNGGADVDAFVYGSLVVRYGTYEYLTSYENKYFKTRLYHMKKKDSSWVAKGDNIPLSRSIVAVPRNSSLIVEVDLMATSASKGFQFPEEQLRGEAEFHIGSDYTSHNIQGARGLYVTQLSVKWGLGV; translated from the coding sequence ATGGTGAATCACATTCTTTTGGTGCCATCTCACGATCTAGAGGAGCTACTATGCAGTTGGCTCTTAGAGATTCTGTTAGTGATTTGGAAGTTAGAACAAGTTGATGATCATTATGACAAACTCCAAACTGTTATTCTAAACAGTCTACATGGACGTGCAACAGTGTATTATGCAACTGTGCTTTATGGGGTAATGGCACATATTGAACTCGAGTTCCATAACGATGAGGATTATGGAGGTGATCCACCTTCAGATGTTCATCTCATTGTGACTGCTCGTTATGGCAATAGCAAACTGTATCCAACCGATTCCAACTATTTTCAGATGGTACTTCTAAAGAAGCCCCTAGACGACTTAGTGCAGACGACAGATGCTACTGGCACTAGTAAGTTGCTGTGTCAACATTGTGTAGTTGTGCCAGCATATTCTTCACTTATTGTAGAAGCCAACTTATTTAGCCCCAGTGGTAAAAGTTTATGTGGTTGTGTTGAATTCTCAGCAGTTTATGCTGGTCAATTTATTCACAAAATGAGGGTGCTGAATGGTCATGTCCGAGTACAACTTACTTGGAACAGTATGAATATACATTGTCGACTTCCCAAAGACACAAGTGTTTGGGGAAGTGTAGTTCCAGCGGTGCCTAAGCCATCAGGAGTATTTTATGCTATGGTTGAGGTGTTCTCTATTCTTATTCGTGGGATTAATTATGACGTTCAAAGTGTTTCTGGTACTGTTTGGATTGATGACGGCTTCGGGGATCCCTTTTATATGTTCCAAAAAGATAAAGGAAGTTGTGAATCAGTTTTGCAGGATGacaaaactctatttttattagGACCCGAAAGAATTGCTCCCGATTCTGACTTTTCTTTACGAATAGATATCAAAGATCCTAAATGGGGGCTTGAACTCAGTATAGGGGGTTTGCAATGGAACTACATTACACTTGGCCGCTACACTTGGTATGACAAACGTTTATGTTCTGTTATTAAGGGCAAGGACGGTTGTGCTGTTGTGCATCACACAATCTTTTACGATGCTGTTGAAGCTACCGTGGAGGCTAAATTCTACTTTAATGGTGGTGCTGATGTTGACGCCTTTGTTTATGGATCTTTAGTTGTTCGCTATGGAACCTATGAGTATCTTACATCTTACGAAAACAAATACTTCAAGACTAGGCTTTACCACATGAAGAAAAAGGACTCTTCATGGGTAGCCAAGGGTGATAACATTCCCTTGTCAAGATCTATAGTAGCTGTCCCAAGaaattcatctcttatagtTGAAGTGGACTTGATGGCAACAAGTGCTTCAAAGGGGTTTCAGTTCCCGGAAGAACAACTGCGTGGAGAGGCAGAATTTCATATTGGTTCAGATTATACATCTCATAATATCCAAGGGGCAAGGGGATTATATGTCACTCAACTAAGTGTCAAGTGGGGGCTTGGGGTTTAA
- the LOC110798372 gene encoding uncharacterized protein, whose protein sequence is MRNSSKMDEASKSKDDQQVSLIPPVQEIRRVAVANQMRLQQLELAVANLTSICSAIRHDMYSLSSSLSNQGSFTKVQAEVVEMKRPSYTRTSSSSLELKDDVLGVQLQQLVKQAAALGILNSSPIDQLSAGNVKENSKIPIRSTPKKVQATLSKKDSTKQPVQRMELTTEKKLSMKHTTVKNNNMGATQSKTAKAPPESSAGNNLKATSTAAKFSLKSTVKRTKTTISKVYVNQPPIWNKGKETIVKNVQKIQGKGSIKLTVKTHQGRIKPDTAPKSHASTKKNSSPGAVKSDLKPRRKWSTAEAITLKK, encoded by the exons ATGAGGAATAGCAGCAAGATGGACGAAGCTAGCAAGTCTAAGGATGATCAACAGGTTTCTTTAATTCCACCAGTTCAAGAGATTCGTCGTGTGGCTGTCGCCAACCAGATGAGGTTACAACAATTGGAACTAGCAGTTGCAAATTTAACCAGCATTTGCAGCGCTATTAGACATGATATGTACTCCTTGAGTTCGTCGTTATCCAATCAAGGCTCGTTTACAAAGGTACAAGCAGAGGTTGTTGAGATGAAACGACCCTCCTATACGCGAACAAGTTCATCTAGCTTGGAATTGAAGGATGATGTGTTGGGTGTTCAGTTGCAGCAACTTGTTAAGCAAGCTGCCGCGCTAGGCATTCTTAACAGTAGTCCTATTGACCAGCTTTCTGCAG GGAATgtgaaagaaaattcaaagaTACCCATAAGATCAACACCAAAGAAAGTGCAAGCAACATTAAGCAAGAAAGATTCCACAAAACAACCGGTCCAACGGATGGAATTGACTACTGAGAAGAAATTGTCAATGAAACACACAACAGTTAAGAACAACAACATGGGAGCAACTCAATCAAAAACAGCAAAGGCACCTCCAGAAAGTAGTGCAGGCAACAACTTAAAGGCAACATCAACTGCTGCGAAATTCTCTCTGAAATCGACTGTCAAAAGGACTAAAACAACCATTTCCAAAGTCTATGTTAATCAACCACCAATTTGGAACAAGGGTAAGGAAACCATAGTCAAGAATGTGCAGAAAATACAAGGCAAAGGTTCGATAAAATTAACAGTCAAGACTCATCAAGGTCGGATTAAGCCTGATACTGCACCAAAATCTCATGCTTCAACTAAGAAAAATTCATCACCTGGTGCTGTTAAATCAGACCTTAAACCTCGAAGGAAATGGAGCACTGCAGAAGCTATAACACTCAAAAAGTAG
- the LOC110798371 gene encoding uncharacterized protein, translated as MSSSTCISSSSDSRFSKPMDLGGGGGGVRVVDSKSCRQLYLRTAYTFSRPDEEEEEDDGNMKKAKKCLGRVRNRVYRRDDHHNNNKGSMVMFRKVKEFSCASLLAMIRRMLACTAKVDAAHH; from the coding sequence ATGTCCTCCTCGACCTGCATATCAAGCTCTTCCGACTCCCGGTTTTCGAAACCGATGGatcttggtggtggtggtggtggtgtaaGGGTGGTCGACAGCAAATCATGCCGGCAATTATACTTAAGAACTGCCTACACGTTTTCACGGCCGgatgaggaggaggaggaggatgatGGGAATATGAAGAAGGCTAAGAAGTGCTTGGGTAGGGTTAGAAACAGAGTTTATAGAAGAGATGATCATCATAACAATAATAAGGGTAGTATGGTAATGTTTAGAAAGGTTAAGGAATTCTCTTGTGCTTCTCTCTTGGCTATGATTCGTAGGATGCTTGCTTGTACTGCAAAAGTTGATGCTGCTCACCATTAA
- the LOC110798370 gene encoding cis-prenyltransferase 4, chloroplastic yields the protein MIITRFLHPRAAIPLSNSTLNLSSKLQSYLPNHVHTHFNNHLPGSILNFRAHFFFSSLPENAMAGKVQPDTGKSPETELPVCLQRELMPGHVALILDGNRRWAELRGLGSEAGHEAGLKTLLQVMGLCVKWGIKVATFFLFSSENWSRPKAEIKFVMLRFHKMLVNERHNLIRQGIRISTIGDTSMLSIDLQEVIEDVKAATKDNTKTHVIFAVSYSGKNDIVQACKNISMKVRKGLIEPDDVSETLIEQELQTKITITPSPDLLIRTSGELRISNFLLWQLAYSELYFTKTLWPEFGESEFIAALQSFQTRGRRFGGRL from the exons ATGATAATCACAAGATTTTTGCACCCTCGAGCTGCAATACCGCTCTCAAACTCTACTCTTAATCTCTCTTCTAAACTCCAATCTTACCTCCCTAATCATGTTCATACTCATTTCAACAATCATCTTCCCGGGTCCATTCTGAATTTTCGGGCCcatttcttcttctcctccttaCCAGAAAATGCGATGGCCGGGAAAGTTCAACCAGATACTGGGAAATCGCCGGAGACAGAGCTTCCGGTGTGTCTCCAGCGAGAGCTGATGCCAGGACACGTGGCGCTGATATTGGATGGGAATAGGAGATGGGCTGAGCTTAGAGGGCTTGGTTCTGAGGCGGGTCATGAGGCTGGGCTTAAGACTTTGCTTCAAGTAATGGGCTTGTGTGTTAAATGGGGCATCAAAGTTGCCACCTTTTTCTTGTTCTCGTCTGAAAATTGGAGTCGCCCCAAA GCTGAAATCAAGTTTGTGATGTTGCGGTTTCATAAGATGTTGGTGAATGAACGGCATAACTTGATTAG GCAAGGAATAAGAATCTCCACAATCGGAGATACATCTATGCTCTCTATCGACTTACAGGAAGTGATTGAAGATGTGAAAGCAGCGACAAAGGACAACACCAAAACACATGTAATATTTGCAGTTAGTTATAGTGGGAAGAACGATATAGTGCAAGCATGCAAAAACATCAGTATGAAAGTTCGTAAGGGCCTTATCGAGCCTGACGATGTGTCTGAAACTCTTATCGAGCAGGAGCTACAAACcaagatcaccattaccccttcCCCTGATTTACTCATTCGAACTAGTGGTGAGCTGAGAATCAGCAACTTCTTGCTCTGGCAATTGGCCTACTCTGAACTCTACTTCACTAAAACTCTCTGGCCTGAATTTGGAGAATCTGAGTTCATAGCAGCATTACAGTCTTTTCAGACAAGAGGGAGACGTTTTGGAGGCCGATTATGA